The following are encoded in a window of Candidatus Eremiobacteraceae bacterium genomic DNA:
- a CDS encoding class I SAM-dependent methyltransferase, translating to MSDLNPQAKQMADESMVRNLDAQAKAIWPQEAPLFSRYALPDDASILDAGCGTGEITSRLAQLFPGARVLGVDIIDAHLDLARSRYAALGARVGFEHQSVYALDVKDASFDLTTCRHVLHAIPHPDRVLAELARVTRPGGYIHLIPEDYGMLHFQRSAPDPREFWHEAPAAFGAATETDLFIGRNIFGILTRMNLEEITVDYVIVDTLRSRDLFANILEAWRDGYVDSIGELTRFSRESAIEYFDKMISNVRDPHAYAVWMVPVVSARMPARR from the coding sequence ATGAGTGACCTGAACCCACAAGCCAAGCAGATGGCCGACGAATCGATGGTGCGCAATCTGGACGCGCAGGCGAAAGCCATTTGGCCGCAGGAAGCGCCTCTATTTAGCCGTTACGCACTGCCTGATGACGCCAGCATACTTGACGCGGGTTGCGGCACCGGAGAAATCACATCCCGCCTAGCGCAGCTCTTTCCGGGCGCGCGCGTGCTTGGTGTCGATATCATCGACGCCCATCTGGATCTCGCTCGGTCGCGATACGCGGCGCTCGGCGCGCGTGTGGGATTCGAACATCAAAGTGTGTACGCGCTCGATGTCAAAGATGCCAGCTTTGATCTCACCACTTGCCGCCACGTGCTTCATGCGATTCCTCATCCTGATCGCGTTCTCGCGGAACTCGCGCGCGTGACGCGCCCAGGTGGCTATATCCATCTCATTCCCGAGGACTATGGGATGTTGCACTTTCAGCGAAGCGCACCCGACCCCAGAGAATTCTGGCACGAAGCTCCGGCTGCATTCGGGGCCGCCACCGAAACAGATCTCTTCATCGGGCGGAACATCTTCGGAATTCTCACGCGGATGAACCTTGAGGAGATCACGGTAGACTACGTCATCGTCGATACGCTGCGATCGCGCGACCTCTTCGCGAATATCCTCGAAGCTTGGCGCGACGGCTATGTCGACTCGATCGGCGAGTTGACCCGGTTTTCGCGCGAGTCGGCGATCGAGTATTTCGATAAGATGATCTCGAACGTGCGAGATCCTCATGCGTACGCCGTGTGGATGGTCCCTGTCGTCAGCGCCCGCATGCCGGCACGC